In the genome of Botrytis cinerea B05.10 chromosome 13, complete sequence, one region contains:
- the Bcchs1 gene encoding Bcchs1 codes for MSNSTEGQNAQQQSASQHGFGSLNLSIVGLGVEYPPFLLEPADLDTLTKRHYPDSPAMKKVCTINNFTGIETRSAIGTVDHPMANMDRAPTIAELCSIFLKDGVALAVTACRKALHEAHLHPSDITHVVSTTCTNSANPGYDHFVCKALGITQPVEKVLLHGIGCSGGLASLRTAANLALGHSFRGKKARVLVMALEISSLLVRSELDSVHELQETRIGVTLFSDCASACVLSNGIGGTGEEESVYDLLGWEHKMIPDTEHDLGFDVDPLGWKVILSPRVPKLAAEAVSPIYHSLISNLPSLPSEYHNPADFDWALHPGGATILTGVEKAMSISAEHMRASYDTYMKHGNSSSATIFSVLDRLRSKEMDGLTPNNRGPKEMIVGCAFGPGIAVEMCMLKRNLDHVKREWDGGVQSGVGGDITPPLTESEGTGSGNGSEGEVEAEDLKKVKEEGEKLDQKLKMVEPGVLEQNAKLGEGGKVNENEKLDSLEEALDGVELD; via the exons ATGTCAAACAGCACAGAAGGGCAAAATGCCCAACAACAATCTGCTAGTCAACATGGATTTGGAAGcctcaatctttcaatcgtTGGATTGGGAGTCGAATATCCTCCATTCTTGCTGGAACCAGCGGATTTGGATACTTTAACCAAACGTCACTATCCTGACTCTCCAGC AATGAAAAAAGTCTGcacaatcaacaatttcaCCGGCATTGAAACTCGCTCTGCAATCGGTACCGTCGACCATCCCATGGCCAACATGGACCGCGCCCCCACAATCGCCGAACTTTGTTCCATCTTCCTTAAAGACGGCGTTGCCCTCGCCGTAACTGCCTGTCGCAAAGCTCTCCACGAagctcatcttcatccctcCGACATCACCCACGTAGTCAGCACAACTTGTACCAATAGCGCCAATCCCGGGTACGATCATTTCGTGTGCAAAGCTCTGGGAATAACACAACCGGTTGAAAAAGTGCTCCTCCATGGAATCGGATGCAGCGGTGGTCTGGCGAGTTTACGAACCGCGGCAAACTTAGCATTGGGACATAGTTTTCGAGGAAAGAAAGCCAGGGTTCTGGTCATGGCATTGGAAATTAGTTCATTATTGGTAAGGAGTGAATTGGATAGTGTACATGAATTACAGGAGACGCGAATTGGCGTTACACTCTTTAGCGATTGTGCGAGTGCGTGTGTACTCAGTAATGGAATTGGTGGGAcgggagaggaggaaagtGTTTATGATTTGTTGGGGTGGGAACACAAGATGATTCCAGATACGGAACatgatttgggatttgatgttgatcCGCTTG GCTGGAAGGTAATCCTCTCCCCAAGAGTCCCGAAACTCGCCGCCGAAGCCGTCTCACCCATCTATCATTCCCTGATCTCCAAccttccctcccttccttcGGAATACCACAATCCCGCTGACTTCGACTGGGCGCTTCACCCTGGTGGCGCTACCATCCTCACCGGTGTCGAAAAAGCCATGTCCATCTCCGCTGAACACATGCGAGCCTCCTATGATACCTACATGAAACATGGCAATTCATCCAGCGCCACTATTTTCAGCGTCCTAGATCGTTTACGCAGTAAAGAGATGGACGGTCTTACACCCAACAACAGGGGACCCAAGGAAATGATCGTAGGATGTGCATTTGGCCCTGGTATCGCTGTGGAAATGTGCATGTTAAAGAGAAATTTGGATCATGTGAAACGAGAGTGGGATGGCGGGGTACAGAGCGGGGTAGGTGGGGACATTACACCGCCTTTGACTGAGAGTGAGGGGACCGGGAGTGGGAATGGGAGCGAGGGAGAAGTAGAAGCGGAGGATCTAAAGAAGGtaaaagaggaaggggagaagTTGGATCAGAAACTGAAGATGGTTGAACCAGGAGTTTTGGAACAAAATGCAAAGctgggggaaggggggaaggtaaatgagaatgagaaacTGGATAGTTTGGAGGAGGCGCTGGATGGCGTTGAGCTGGACTGA
- the Bcbud22 gene encoding Bcbud22: MPKRKRSSADQDDSLPSTDRVRNSRQNDFNIHLISARKQLRSALKTAKGFERQRLGKRLTNATKASDAAQMARIRKEIEALKTMDLEKVTEQRLARGLGKIKAMNESGFLPPGWGQNGEGVKGWEGEKGEEDVKIWNNVVSGMWNFKNVKSVWEGVIRGSYMSMGIPAPVMDKGKKGKDKVKEKVKEDSKKNSKKTAQDEGEESDVDMENTIQKLSKKKNEEDSWEGFDSPGDDEDEDDSQDDEENEGNESMDEETLSRYDALLGASSDEESFDEKEYLEKNPLTSKSNTRLSLSLSPTPSRSPSPALSISLSDSEDDQPSKPRRKPSPSLSPSPDPQPKVKKPKKSTTTPTESTKNSTFLPTLMGGYWSGSESASSLSDTDMKPVVRKNRMGQKARQALWEKKFGKGAKHIAAGGLSVEQEREMKRAEKSGRKARDLSKGKRDDFRNDKNNANMMQVQPRKKVKTRDDVGILHPSWEAAKKAKDEKAKATFSGKKIVFD; the protein is encoded by the coding sequence ATGCCTAAACGTAAGCGCTCCTCTGCCGATCAGGATGATTCTCTTCCCTCCACCGACCGCGTGCGCAATTCCCGTCAAAATGACTTCaatattcatctcatctccgcTCGCAAACAACTTCGCAGCGCCCTCAAAACCGCAAAAGGATTCGAAAGACAACGACTCGGAAAAAGATTGACAAATGCGACCAAAGCAAGCGATGCGGCGCAAATGGCGCGGatacgaaaagaaattgaagcacTGAAAAcaatggatttggagaaagtAACGGAACAGCGATTGGCAAGAGGACTTGGGAAGATAAAGGCTATGAATGAGAGTGGGTTCTTGCCTCCTGGTTGGGGTCAAAATGGCGAGGGTGTAAAGGGATGGGAGGgagaaaaaggagaggaggatgTGAAGATTTGGAATAATGTTGTTAGCGGGATGTGGAATTTCAAGAATGTGAAGAGTGTTTGGGAGGGGGTGATTAGAGGGAGTTATATGAGTATGGGGATACCAGCGCCGGTTATGGATAAGggaaagaaggggaaggatAAGGTCAAGGAGAAAGTGAAGGAGGATTCGAAGAAGAACTCGAAAAAGACGGCACAAGATGAGGGTGAGGAGAGTGATGTCGATATGGAAAACACGATACAAAAGTTgtcgaagaaaaagaatgaagaggatTCATGGGAGGGTTTTGATTCACCGGGcgacgacgaagacgaagatgattctcaagacgatgaagaaaacGAAGGAAACGAATCAATGGACGAAGAAACACTTTCAAGATATGACGCTCTATTAGGCGCATCCTCAGACGAAGAATCATTCGACGAAAAAGAATACTTGGAGAAAAACCCCttaacatcaaaatcaaatacacgcctctctctctccctctcaccAACACCATCACGATCACCTTCCCCcgctctctccatctccctctccgACTCAGAAGACGACCAACCATCAAAACCCCGTCGCAAaccatctccctccctctccccctctccagATCCCCAACCTAAAGTCAAAAAACCCAAAAAATCCACCACCACTCCCACCGAATCCACAAAAAACAGCACCTTCCTCCCCACCTTAATGGGCGGCTACTGGTCCGGCTCCGAATCCgcctcctccctctccgACACCGACATGAAACCCGTCGTGCGAAAAAACCGTATGGGTCAAAAAGCCCGACAAGCCCTCTGGGAGAAGAAATTCGGCAAAGGCGCAAAACACATTGCCGCAGGCGGTCTCTCAGTCGAACAAGAACGCGAAATGAAACGTGCGGAAAAGAGCGGTCGAAAGGCCAGAGATCTGTCGAAAGGCAAACGAGACGATTTTagaaatgataaaaataatGCGAATATGATGCAGGTGCAACCGAGAAAGAAGGTCAAGACGAGAGATGATGTGGGAATCTTGCATCCTAGTTGGGAGGCTGCGAAGAAGGCGAAGGATGAGAAGGCAAAGGCCACTTTTAGtggaaagaagattgttTTTGACTAG